In Setaria italica strain Yugu1 chromosome I, Setaria_italica_v2.0, whole genome shotgun sequence, the genomic window aggaagaagaacatgccCGTGGCCGTCTGCGactgcaccgccaccaccatcgaCCACCCGGACTCGGTGAACGGCATCGTGAAGTCCACCTCGGCCATCCTGCTCCCGGTGATGGCCACGTCGCCGACGACGGCATCAGCTTTCTGCAGCGGCAAGATTAGTAGACAATTCATGGTGAGTAGAGTACAGAGCACAGGTACAGACGAGGGACCATATTGTCATGGCTACTGATGACTGGCCAAGTGGCCAACTACTGAAGAAATCGTCAGCAATTTGCCCGAGCTCACCTGTCCGGGAACAAGGTCAACCAGTTGCTCGTAAGAACCCGAGTTGCCACCGCCAATGCCGTAGAATGGCTCGTACCGGTAGTAGACCGGATACGGCAGTGCCTTGATGGCCGCGTCGAACACATCGATGCAGTAGCCTGAGATCACCGTCCTATTGGTCGTCGTGTCGTTGTACACCTGCACGAACTCCCAGAACCCATGCTTCACCGGCACGGCGATGACGAGCTCTTGCCCGGCCGGCGAGAATGCCCACCCTTTCGGAACTCGAATGTCTGACTGTTCCAAGCCCGGGAAAACGACATCCTTCAAACCTTCGCCGCTGCCGTCGTTGTCGAGCTCCGGTGAGATCCCAGATTTCCTTGTCCACAACCCCACCGTCCTGGGGCCTTCTGCGGCGAAGTTGACGATCTCGTAAGCCGGCGCTTGCAGCTTCCCGTCCAACACCCTGAACTTCCCGGCCAGCCCGTCGAACGCCGTGTCACGCAGAGCCTTGAGCAATTTTTCGCCGGTGGCCGACACGCCGAGCTGGTCCAGTTCCGTCGGACCCGTGCTCCCTTCCGGCGGTTCGAAAGCCGAGCCGGAGATCCCGGCCTcctcgacggcggcagcggcagcggctgccCATGCCGCGTCGTAGGCCCGGAGCGTCGACACGGTCGGGACCGGGATATCTCGAGCGCCATCGTTGTCCCGCTGCAGCCTCGCCGTGAACCGTTTGGCGAAGTCAGCGGCctgcctcgtcggcggcgcgtAACGCCGGACGGCGACAACGCCCCGCATCGCGTCGATGTCCTCGGGGCTCAGCGCGTCCGCTTCGCCCACGGCGGCCGTGGCGATCCAGACGTAGCCTTCGGACATCATGCCGGCGGTCACGGCCCTGCGGAACAGCCTCAGGGCCAGGGTAAGGGACATGTGCACGACGAACacgcgcgtcgtcgtcgccgccgacacGCGGTAGAGCACGGCGTCGAGACGGTCGTCGgacgcgccggccggcaccgcGGCGCGGTGCGCCACGCTGGCGCCGACGCCCCGGAGCGCGTCCGCGAGAGCGggggcgatggcggcgccggagggCGAGTCCTCGTGCAGCAGGACCGCCGCGCGCCACCGGAAGTTTCCCAGGACGCCGGCGACGGGAGCGGCCTGCGAGGAGTCGTCGTCGGCCGAGGCGCGCACGGAGAacggcgtcggcgccgcgggGACGGCGGAGAAGGAGAGGACGGGGACGTGGGCGCGGCCGCCAATGTGGGCCACGAACTCGGCCTCCGCGGCCGTCTGCGCCCCGTGGATGATGGCCTGCACCTGCGCGTTCTTGATCAGGTCCACCGCTGCACGCGACAAGCGCACAGTTCAGCCATGGTCATCATCAGGTGTCAGGCAGGCAGAGAATGACAGGATGACGACGAGCTCACCGGCGGAAACGGCGGCAACGGCATCGCCGGAGGAGTCCCTGAAACGGAGCTCGACCCTCGTGGTGGAGTTGGCGTGCACGGCGTAGTAGTCCTCCACCGCCATCCGGATGCTGGTCCGCCACCTCCTGCCGGCGACGGACGCCAGGTCGAGTATGACGCCGACGCGGACGGGCTCCGCCGCTGCGGCCCGGTGGCCGACCAGCGCGCCCAAAACCCACAGCGCGACgagggaagcggcggcggaggggaaacGCGTCCCCATCTCCACGGCGATCGATTGCTGCTACGATGCCCCGCTTCGGCCCAAGGGACCGGCCGGAAATTTTTATACAGGGCAGCGCATCGCGCCCATCCTTGCCTTTTTGAATGCTCCTTCTTTGAACGGAGATTTAGCAGTGGCTAGCTGGGTGAGATATGCTGAGCAGAGGCCGGAGGGGACGCCTAGTTCTCTCAGATGTTGTGTGAATTTGTCAGAGAACCTAGGAGGAGTTGGGACTGGTGTCTCGTCTCCCGGCTAGACATCACCATCCAGCATAGACGAAGCTGTTTGCTTGGTTTTAGGCCCTCCCcaaaaactcccaactttgatactatgcaaaaagaagattccctatcacatcaaacttacggtacatgcatggagtactaaatgtagacgaaatcaaaaactaattgcacagttttgttgtactttgcgagacgaatcttttgagcctaattagtcaatatttggacaataattcacaaatacaaacgaaatgctacattGTGCTACAGTACTACAatagtaattttgcat contains:
- the LOC101754131 gene encoding glutamate receptor 2.7; amino-acid sequence: MGTRFPSAAASLVALWVLGALVGHRAAAAEPVRVGVILDLASVAGRRWRTSIRMAVEDYYAVHANSTTRVELRFRDSSGDAVAAVSAAVDLIKNAQVQAIIHGAQTAAEAEFVAHIGGRAHVPVLSFSAVPAAPTPFSVRASADDDSSQAAPVAGVLGNFRWRAAVLLHEDSPSGAAIAPALADALRGVGASVAHRAAVPAGASDDRLDAVLYRVSAATTTRVFVVHMSLTLALRLFRRAVTAGMMSEGYVWIATAAVGEADALSPEDIDAMRGVVAVRRYAPPTRQAADFAKRFTARLQRDNDGARDIPVPTVSTLRAYDAAWAAAAAAAVEEAGISGSAFEPPEGSTGPTELDQLGVSATGEKLLKALRDTAFDGLAGKFRVLDGKLQAPAYEIVNFAAEGPRTVGLWTRKSGISPELDNDGSGEGLKDVVFPGLEQSDIRVPKGWAFSPAGQELVIAVPVKHGFWEFVQVYNDTTTNRTVISGYCIDVFDAAIKALPYPVYYRYEPFYGIGGGNSGSYEQLVDLVPGQKADAVVGDVAITGSRMAEVDFTMPFTESGWSMVVAVQSQTATGMFFFLKPLTPALWLASLAAFIFTGFVIWVIEHRINPEFRGTPLQQFGIIFHFAFSTLVFAHRENVESNLSKFLMVIWVFAVLILTSSYTASLTSMLTVQKLNPSVTDVNYLINNGDYVGYQEGSFVAGELLKMNFDQSKLRSYRTPAEYADALSRGSDNGGVAAVFDEVPYLKIFLSQYCDGYTMAGPVYKGTGFGFVFPKGSPMAPEVSRAIVGLTEGYDMGLIERKWFGAPGACGGDGVDASTASLTLWNFSGLFLITAVASSIVLIVYLATFVYRERHELRAAEPGSGSVSLKRFRAWLQHYDRKDMTAPHFKQQFWSDSSPSTNGSSHGKKRERAEQEEATAMRDFGGPGASSLSDHSRMDSASPLERKGSGELRTPFEQRIGEGATEKRASTPERKPSLKVPQNTEGRKKLPLSP